One Phaseolus vulgaris cultivar G19833 chromosome 2, P. vulgaris v2.0, whole genome shotgun sequence DNA window includes the following coding sequences:
- the LOC137809871 gene encoding uncharacterized protein — protein MKSQTVKFINVSHTSNLSVLDAFTSSEIPPESVSRTSNLSVQDVFTPGEIPPESVSRSSNLSVLDAFTSSEIPPESVSRSSSFSDQDVFTPGEIPPESVSRSSNLSILDTFTSGEIPPESVSRTSSFSDQDVFTPGEIPSESVSRTSSLSDQDVFTPGEIPSESVSRTSSLSDQDAFTPGEIPLSSVFHSNQISINGVLI, from the exons ATGAAGAGTCAAACTGTTAAATTCATCAATGTTTCACATACTTCAAACCTCTCGGTCctggatgctttcacttcaagtgaaatccctcccgagagtgtatctcgtacttcaaacctctcggtccaggatgttttcactccaggtgaaatccctcccgagagtgtatctcgttcttcaaacctctcggtcCTGGATGCTTTTACTTcaagtgaaatccctcccgagagtgtaTCTCGTTCTTCAAGCTTCTCGGATCAAGAtgttttcactccaggtgaaatccctcccgagagtgtaTCTCGTTCTTCAAACCTCTCGATCCTGGATActttcacttcag gtgaaatccctcccgagagtgtaTCTCGTACTTCAAGCTTCTCGGATCAAGAtgttttcactccaggtgaaatcccttCCGAGAGTGTATCTCGTACTTCAAGCCTCTCGGATCAAGAtgttttcactccaggtgaaatcccttCCGAGAGTGTATCTCGTACTTCAAGCCTCTCGGATCAAGAtgctttcactccaggtgaaatccctctcTCGAGTGTGTTTCATTCAAATCAAATCTCAATCAACGGAGTTCTTATTTAA
- the LOC137810373 gene encoding uncharacterized protein translates to MCLAARKVNHGVLQPSFNSYHHSPNYIVPFFFFFFHSNSIDKLKLNNPINPMERPEGKEILTRISLRPIQLSDLDDLLVWTSDEKVATFCTWDPYTSKEDGINFIQNIATKFVWCRAICLNDRAIGCVSLSSNSEHDKSRNRSVELGYVLGSKYWGKGVATLVVKQVVKVAFTELPLPNMERVEALVDVLNVGSQRVLEKAGFQREGILRKYSFLKGKSRDMVMFSLLSTDSHLQFP, encoded by the coding sequence ATGTGTCTGGCGGCTAGAAAAGTCAACCACGGTGTCCTGCAGCCTTCCTTTAATTCCTACCACCATTCTCCCAACTATATTGtgcccttcttcttcttcttcttccattcaaaTTCCATAGATAAGCTTAAACTCAACAACCCCATCAACCCAATGGAGAGACCAGAAGGAAAAGAGATTCTGACTCGAATATCTCTTCGACCCATTCAGCTCTCTGACCTGGATGATCTCTTGGTGTGGACCTCCGATGAAAAAGTGGCAACCTTTTGCACTTGGGATCCTTACACCAGCAAAGAAGATGGCATAAACTTCATCCAAAACATAGCAACGAAGTTTGTGTGGTGCAGAGCAATATGCCTAAACGATCGTGCTATTGGGTGTGTTTCTCTTTCCTCCAATTCAGAGCATGATAAAAGCAGGAACAGATCCGTGGAACTTGGGTATGTTCTTGGTTCCAAATACTGGGGCAAAGGGGTTGCTACGCTGGTTGTGAAACAGGTGGTTAAGGTTGCTTTCACTGAGTTGCCATTGCCAAACATGGAGAGGGTTGAAGCTCTTGTTGATGTGTTGAATGTTGGGTCTCAGAGAGTGCTGGAAAAGGCTGGTTTCCAGAGGGAGGGAATTCTGAGGAAGTATTCCTTCTTGAAAGGGAAAAGCAGAGATATGGTCATGTTCAGTCTTCTCTCTACTGATTCTCACCTTCAATTTCCTTAA
- the LOC137810372 gene encoding small ribosomal subunit protein eS1, whose amino-acid sequence MAVGKNKRISKGKKGGKKKAADPFSKKDWYDIKAPSVFQVKNVGKTLVSRTQGTKIASEGLKHRVFEVSLADLQGDEDHSFKKIRLRAEDVQGKNVLTNFWGMDFTTDKLRSLVRKWQTLIEAHVDVKTTDSYTLRMFCIGFTKRRSNQVKRTCYAQSSQIRQIRRKMREIMVNQATACDLKELVRKFIPEMIGKEIEKATSSIYPLQNVFIRKVKILKAPKFDLGKLMEVHGDYSEDVGTKVERPAEETVVEGATEVVGA is encoded by the exons ATGGCGGTCGGAAAGAATAAGAGGATTTCCAAGGGAAAGAAGGGTGGCAAGAAGAAGGC CGCCGATCCCTTCTCCAAGAAGGATTGGTACGATATCAAGGCCCCTTCCGTGTTCCAGGTCAAGAATGTTGGCAAGACTCTCGTCAGTCGTACCCAGGGCACCAAG ATTGCTTCTGAAGGACTCAAACACAGAGTGTTTGAGGTCTCATTGGCTGATCTTCAAGGGGACGAGGACCACTCCTTCAAGAAGATTCGTTTGAGAGCTGAGGATGTTCAAGGAAAGAATGTTTTGACAAACTTTTGG GGAATGGATTTCACAACTGACAAGCTGAGGTCTTTGGTTCGAAAATGGCAAACTTTGATTGAAGCTCATGTAGATGTGAAGACCACCGATAGTTACACCCTGAGGATGTTCTGCATTGGCTTCACTAAGAGACGCAGTAACCAAGTAAAGAGGACTTGCTACGCCCAATCGAGCCAAATTAGACAG ATCCGCAGGAAAATGAGAGAGATAATGGTTAACCAGGCAACAGCCTGTGATTTGAAAGAACTGGTCCGCAAGTTCATCCCTGAGATGATTGGCAAAGAGATCGAGAAAGCAACATCAAGCATCTATCCCCTACAAAATGTGTTCATCCGTAAAGTTAAGATCCTGAAAGCTCCAAAGTTTGATCTTGGCAAATTGATGGAG GTTCACGGGGATTACTCGGAAGATGTTGGAACAAAGGTTGAGAGACCTGCTGAAGAAACAGTGGTGGAGGGAGCCACTGAAGTAGTTGGAGCTTGA
- the LOC137810371 gene encoding FCS-Like Zinc finger 8: protein MTFSSSSSSIPEKYKKLVSSFFSSPKLFANFTSKVLCETETVMSPTSILKNPFRSETNSPRTPVGEHKRYWEKLDSKGLVDALVDDTKPEEISSKSQSRLVLFGSQLKIQNPPLPHSTTVSPSQSLESVFGSANSALKPSKSSRVFMGSLSASEMEISEDYTRVISHGPNPRTTHIFDNCIVESGCFDFGCSSSPMESVFLPPHTSYSTESFMSFCFCCNKNLGQDMDIYIYRGERAFCSCECRDQGMLLEEGMCKLKAGDVYGTS from the exons ATGACGTTTAGTAGTTCATCATCGTCTATACCAGAAAAATACAAGAAACTGGTATCATCTTTCTTCAGTTCTCCCAAGTTATTCGCGAATTTCACATCCAAAGTGTTGTGTGAAACTGAGACTGTGATGAGTCCAACCTCAATACTCAAAAACCCTTTTAGATCAGAAACGAACAGCCCCAGAACCCCAGTTGGAGAACACAAGCGTTATTGGGAGAAATTGGATTCAAAGGGTCTTGTTGATGCTCTTGTTGATGACACCAAGCCTGAAGAAATATCATCAAAGTCACAAAGCAGACTTGTTCTCTTTGGATCCCAGCTCAAGATTCAGAATCCTCCACTGCCTCATTCAACAACAGTTTCTCCTTCTCAATCGCTTGAATCTGTGTTTGGTTCTGCCAATTCAGCTCTTAAACCCTCCAAATCCTCAAGAGTTTTCATGGGGTCTCTCTCTGCCAGTGAGATGGAGATTTCAGAGGATTACACTCGAGTGATTTCCCACGGGCCTAACCCAAGAACTACCCACATATTTGATAACTGCATCGTTGAGAGTGGCTGTTTTGATTTTGGATGCTCTTCTTCTCCCATGGAAAGTGTGTTTCTTCCTCCTCACACCAGTTATTCAACTGAGAGCTTCATGAGCTTCTGTTTTTGCTGCAACAAAAATCTTGGGCAGGACATGGACATCTACATTTACAG GGGTGAGAGAGCATTTTGCAGCTGTGAATGCCGTGACCAGGGAATGCTGTTGGAAGAAGGAATGTGCAAATTGAAAGCTGGAGATGTATATGGGACATCATAG